The Bacillaceae bacterium IKA-2 DNA window GCTAAAACTTCAAATTCTTTCGTTTCACCAGTTTCTTTGTTTAGAGCCAATACTTTAACGTGGTCTCTAGGTTTAATATCATTTGTTACTTTAACTGTAATTTCTTCTTTTCCATTTAAGCCTAATGTTTGTGCAGTGTCGCCATCTTTATACTGAAGTGGCAATACTCCCATTAAGACTAGATTACTACGGTGAATTCTTTCAAAGCTTTCTGCAATGACTGTTTTAATTCCTAAAAGTGTAGTTCCTTTTGCTGCCCAGTCACGAGAGCTTCCCATTCCATAGTCTTTACCCGCTAGTACGACTAAACCAGTACCTGCTTCTTTATACTTCATACACGCATCATAAATGGCCATTACTTCGCCGTTAGGCCAGTAAGTTGTGTAACCACCTTCTGTACCTGGAGCGATTTGGTTTTTAATACGGATGTTCGCAAACGTACCTCTCATCATCACTTCATGATTACCACGACGAGAACCATAAGAATTAAAGTCGGCTGGTGTTAAGCCTTTTGAGATCAAATATTTACCCGCTGGAGTGTCTTTACCAATTGATCCAGCTGGAGAAATATGATCAGTCGTTACTGAATCACCAAGTTTTGCAACAATATTTAAGCCGCTAAGTTCTTTAACCTCTTCCGGATCTGGAGAAAGGTTTTCAAAGAATGGTGGGTTTTGAATATATGTTGACTCTGTATCCCACGTGTATAGATTATCATCCGTTGTTTTAAGTTCATTCCAACGCTGATTCTCGTCAAAGACACGCTCATATTCCTTCTTAAACAACTCAGGTTTAACAGCTTTCGCCATCACTTCTTTAACTTCTGCTGTCGAAGGCCAAAGATCCTTTAAATAAACATCTTTACCATCTTGATCTTTACCGAAAGAGTCATTAGATAAATCAAAATTAACGTTACCAGCTATAGCATAGGCAACTACTAATGGTGGTGAAGCTAAATAGTTAGCTTTAACTAAAGCATGAATTCGTCCTTCAAAGTTACGGTTACCACTTAGTACTGACGTAACTGTTAAATCGTTCTCAGCAATTGCTTGCTCAATTTCTGCTGGAAGTGGACCACTATTACCAATACAAGTTGTACAGCCGTAACCTACTGTGTTAAAGCCAAGCTGATCTAAATAAGTATTTAAGCCGGCTTCTTGTAAATATCCAGTTACAACTTTTGACCCTGGTGCTAAGCTCGTTTTAACGTAAGCCGGAACACTCAACCCTTTTTCAATAGCTTTTTTGGCAACTAAGCCTGCTCCAACCATTACAAATGGATTAGATGTATTTGTACAGCTTGTAATTGCTGCAATCATCACAGCACCAGTTTTAAGCGTTGAAGATTTGCCATTCGGATGCTTAACTGTTACCTCTTTAGCAATTTCTTCATCAGTTAAGCCAAAGCCACTGCTACCAGCCGGAGCCTTTAAAGCTTTTTGCCATTCTGTTTTCATTTGAGAAAGTGGAATTAAATCTTGTGGCCGCTTTGGACCAGATAGATTAGGTTCAATAGCAGAAATATTAATTTCCACCGTATCTGTGAAAATTGGATCTTCCATATCTGGTGTATAGAATAGGCCATTTGCTTTACAATATTGTTCGACAATTGCAATATGCTCTTCAGTTCTACCAGTTAAACGCAAGTAATTAAGGGCTTCATCATCAATTGGAAAGAAACCACATGTCGCACCATACTCAGGCGCCATATTAGAAACTGTTGCTCGGTCTGCGAGTGGCATTTCTGAAAGACCAGGACCGAAGAACTCAACAAATTTTCCAACTACTTTTTTCTCACGAAGAACTTGAGTAACTTTTAAAGCTAAATCAGTAGCAGTTGTTCCTTCAGGTAATGAACCAATAAGCTTCACACCAATAACTTCTGGTACTGGGAAATATGACGGTTGTTGTAACATTCCTGCTTCCGCTTCAATTCCTCCAACGCCCCAGCCTAAAATTCCTAGACCGTTAATCATTGTTGTATGTGAATCTGTTCCTACTAATGAATCTGGAAATGCTTCCCATTCACCATTTTGTTCAGCTGTTTGAACAACGCTTGCTAAATATTCCAAGTTTACTTGATGAACAATGCCTGTTGCTGGAGGCACTGCACGATAGTTATCAAACGATTTTTGAGCCCAGCTTAAAAATTTATAACGCTCTTCGTTTCGAGCAAATTCTAAATCCATGTTTTTTTCTAATGAATCACTTGAACCAAATTCATCTACTTGTACTGAATGGTCAACAACTAGATCAACAGGTATAGCTGGATTGATCTGGTTTGGATCGCCACCTAGATCAGCCATTGCTTTACGTAAAGAAGCTAAGTCGACGACTGCCGGTACTCCAGTGAAATCTTGCAAAATTACACGTGACGGCTTAAAAGGTACATCAATTTCTTTGACTTCATTTGTTCCCCATTTTGCTAAATTGTTTACGTGCTCTTCTGTAATTACTGAACCATCATATTGGCGTAAAACAGATTCTAACAAAATTTTGATAGAATACGGTAATTTGGAAACGTTTCCAACTCCAGCGTCCTCAAGGGCTTGTAGCTTATAAAAGTTGTACTTTTTTCCGTTTACTTCAAATGATGAACGTGAATTATAAAGATTCTTTTTAATTGTCATATGTATATCCAACTCCTTCTCTCTTATTTTATACCATATTTTTTAAATTGTCTAAATAATTTCTTCGAAAAAAGGTCAATTTTGACTTTGTAAATTTCGTAAATCTTATTATTTGTTGTTTGAATTCTCCTTCACAGATGTTGGAAATCTGATCTGACTAGAAATTATTATTCTTTTTCATAAAATAACGATAGTTCTGAGAAAATATATCATGTACAAAAATGGAGGTGGAAATAATGGCAAAAAGAAAAGCAAATCATCTAAGGCCTGGAATGAATGCTGCAAGTGCACAAGGCAAGGGCGCTGGCTATAACGAAGAATTTTCGAATGAACCACTAACTGAAGAGCAAAAACAATTTAATAAGAAAACAAAAAAGCGACAATAACTTAATAAATTTGATAATACTGGTCCAGTTCCACTAAGAAAACTAACAGAAAAAAACTAAAACTCCACAGACAAAAGTTAGCTGCGGAGTTTTTTCTAAGATTTTCAAAGTGAATGAATTTCATTCAAGTAAATTTCCTTTTATTTCTGCTAACTGTTCTTCAAATTTTTGTAACTCAATGCGCTGGTGTTCTGAGGCATTACGATGCGCTTTATTAATAATTTGTTCAGCCTCATTTATTTCTTGGTGAGTCTTTTTTAAATGATGGCCATAGTCTTCATCACTTGGTTGTAGATCTTCAAATGCTTGCTCAGCTTGAACAAAAGCTTGTTGAGCTGCCTGAAATGCTTGC harbors:
- the sspO gene encoding small acid-soluble spore protein O, with the protein product MAKRKANHLRPGMNAASAQGKGAGYNEEFSNEPLTEEQKQFNKKTKKRQ
- the acnA gene encoding aconitate hydratase AcnA; the encoded protein is MTIKKNLYNSRSSFEVNGKKYNFYKLQALEDAGVGNVSKLPYSIKILLESVLRQYDGSVITEEHVNNLAKWGTNEVKEIDVPFKPSRVILQDFTGVPAVVDLASLRKAMADLGGDPNQINPAIPVDLVVDHSVQVDEFGSSDSLEKNMDLEFARNEERYKFLSWAQKSFDNYRAVPPATGIVHQVNLEYLASVVQTAEQNGEWEAFPDSLVGTDSHTTMINGLGILGWGVGGIEAEAGMLQQPSYFPVPEVIGVKLIGSLPEGTTATDLALKVTQVLREKKVVGKFVEFFGPGLSEMPLADRATVSNMAPEYGATCGFFPIDDEALNYLRLTGRTEEHIAIVEQYCKANGLFYTPDMEDPIFTDTVEINISAIEPNLSGPKRPQDLIPLSQMKTEWQKALKAPAGSSGFGLTDEEIAKEVTVKHPNGKSSTLKTGAVMIAAITSCTNTSNPFVMVGAGLVAKKAIEKGLSVPAYVKTSLAPGSKVVTGYLQEAGLNTYLDQLGFNTVGYGCTTCIGNSGPLPAEIEQAIAENDLTVTSVLSGNRNFEGRIHALVKANYLASPPLVVAYAIAGNVNFDLSNDSFGKDQDGKDVYLKDLWPSTAEVKEVMAKAVKPELFKKEYERVFDENQRWNELKTTDDNLYTWDTESTYIQNPPFFENLSPDPEEVKELSGLNIVAKLGDSVTTDHISPAGSIGKDTPAGKYLISKGLTPADFNSYGSRRGNHEVMMRGTFANIRIKNQIAPGTEGGYTTYWPNGEVMAIYDACMKYKEAGTGLVVLAGKDYGMGSSRDWAAKGTTLLGIKTVIAESFERIHRSNLVLMGVLPLQYKDGDTAQTLGLNGKEEITVKVTNDIKPRDHVKVLALNKETGETKEFEVLARFDSDIEVDYYRHGGILPMVLRAKLAEEKQKA